From a region of the Lactuca sativa cultivar Salinas chromosome 4, Lsat_Salinas_v11, whole genome shotgun sequence genome:
- the LOC111917897 gene encoding lipid phosphate phosphatase 2 isoform X1, whose product MGNWQFSSWNLRSLFNSRNSAETSQNASSKKQDISTETNRFSHLYSPLVNDKKAESRMRNGQLGTHTMRSHGFMVAKTHIHDWLILILLAILMIVLNCIHPFYRYVGKDMMADLKYPLQDNTVPIWSVPVYAILFPLAIFLAFYFRRRDVYDLHHATLGILFSVLITGVITDAIKDAVGRPRPDFFWRCFPDGKDFYDQLGNVICHGDSKVIREGHKSFPSGHTSWSFSGLGFLSLYLCGKVRVFDRKGHIAKLCVVFLPLLFASLVGISRVDDYWHHWQDVFAGGLIGMTVATFCYLQFFAPPYHAEGWGPYAFFRALEESRPTIVETNVLCEEIEELDNNPDLRLNDVEIGIR is encoded by the exons ATGGGTAATTGGCAATTTTCTTCGTGGAATTTGAGATCCCTTTTCAATTCTAGGAATTCCGCAGAAACCTCTCAG AATGCATCAAGCAAGAAGCAAGACATTTCAACCGAAACAAATCGGTTTTCTCATCTTTATTCTCCTTTAGTAAATGACAAGAAAGCTGAG AGTAGAATGAGAAATGGACAGCTTGGAACTCATACCATGAGATCTCATGGATTTATGGTTGCAAAAACTCACATCCATGATTGGTTGATTCTCATACTACTTGCAATTCTAATGATTGTTTTAAATTGTATCCATCCATTTTATCGTTATGTTGGAAAAGATATGATGGCAGATCTTAAGTACCCGTTGCAGGATAACACTGTTCCGATTTGGTCTGTTCCC GtatatgcaatattgtttccattGGCTATCTTTTTGGCTTTCTATTTTCGTAGAAGAGATGTCTATGATCTTCATCATGCCACATTAG GGATTTTATTCTCAGTATTGATAACCGGTGTTATAACGGATGCTATAAAAGACGCGGTTGGCCGACCTCGCCCCGACTTTTTCTGGCGATGTTTTCCAGATGGAAAAGAT TTTTATGATCAATTAGGAAACGTAATATGTCATGGCGATAGCAAAGTTATAAGAGAAGGCCACAAGAGTTTCCCAAGTGGACATACTTCAT GGTCTTTCTCGGGTCTTGGATTTTTGTCGCTATATTTATGTGGAAAAGTAAGAGTGTTTGATCGAAAAGGACACATTGCAAAACTATGTGTGGTTTTTTTGCCTTTACTTTTTGCATCTCTTGTTGGGATTTCTCGTGTGGATGATTATTGGCATCATTGGCAAGACGTATTTGCCGGAGGTCTTATAG GTATGACTGTGGCCACATTTTGCTACTTGCAATTTTTCGCACCACCGTATCATGCCGAAG GTTGGGGACCTTATGCATTTTTTCGGGCTTTAGAGGAGTCTAGACCTACGATTGTTGAAACAAACGTGCtttgtgaagaaattgaagaattGGATAATAATCCTGATTTGAGGTTGAATGATGTTGAAATTGGCATTAGGTAG
- the LOC111917897 gene encoding putative lipid phosphate phosphatase 3, chloroplastic isoform X2 — MTRKLRMRNGQLGTHTMRSHGFMVAKTHIHDWLILILLAILMIVLNCIHPFYRYVGKDMMADLKYPLQDNTVPIWSVPVYAILFPLAIFLAFYFRRRDVYDLHHATLGILFSVLITGVITDAIKDAVGRPRPDFFWRCFPDGKDFYDQLGNVICHGDSKVIREGHKSFPSGHTSWSFSGLGFLSLYLCGKVRVFDRKGHIAKLCVVFLPLLFASLVGISRVDDYWHHWQDVFAGGLIGMTVATFCYLQFFAPPYHAEGWGPYAFFRALEESRPTIVETNVLCEEIEELDNNPDLRLNDVEIGIR; from the exons ATGACAAGAAAGCTGAG AATGAGAAATGGACAGCTTGGAACTCATACCATGAGATCTCATGGATTTATGGTTGCAAAAACTCACATCCATGATTGGTTGATTCTCATACTACTTGCAATTCTAATGATTGTTTTAAATTGTATCCATCCATTTTATCGTTATGTTGGAAAAGATATGATGGCAGATCTTAAGTACCCGTTGCAGGATAACACTGTTCCGATTTGGTCTGTTCCC GtatatgcaatattgtttccattGGCTATCTTTTTGGCTTTCTATTTTCGTAGAAGAGATGTCTATGATCTTCATCATGCCACATTAG GGATTTTATTCTCAGTATTGATAACCGGTGTTATAACGGATGCTATAAAAGACGCGGTTGGCCGACCTCGCCCCGACTTTTTCTGGCGATGTTTTCCAGATGGAAAAGAT TTTTATGATCAATTAGGAAACGTAATATGTCATGGCGATAGCAAAGTTATAAGAGAAGGCCACAAGAGTTTCCCAAGTGGACATACTTCAT GGTCTTTCTCGGGTCTTGGATTTTTGTCGCTATATTTATGTGGAAAAGTAAGAGTGTTTGATCGAAAAGGACACATTGCAAAACTATGTGTGGTTTTTTTGCCTTTACTTTTTGCATCTCTTGTTGGGATTTCTCGTGTGGATGATTATTGGCATCATTGGCAAGACGTATTTGCCGGAGGTCTTATAG GTATGACTGTGGCCACATTTTGCTACTTGCAATTTTTCGCACCACCGTATCATGCCGAAG GTTGGGGACCTTATGCATTTTTTCGGGCTTTAGAGGAGTCTAGACCTACGATTGTTGAAACAAACGTGCtttgtgaagaaattgaagaattGGATAATAATCCTGATTTGAGGTTGAATGATGTTGAAATTGGCATTAGGTAG
- the LOC111917896 gene encoding 60S ribosomal protein L26-1, producing MKYNPRVTSSRRKCRKAHFSAPSSVRRVLMSAPLSTELRTKHNVRSIPVRKDDEVQVVRGTYKGREGKVVQVYRRKWVIHIERITREKVNGQTVNVGINPSKVVVTKLKLDKDRKSLLDRKAKGRAADKSKGKFTVDDVAAGASLQEID from the coding sequence ATGAAGTACAACCCACGAGTCACCAGCTCCCGCCGCAAGTGCCGGAAGGCGCACTTCTCCGCCCCATCCAGCGTCCGCCGCGTGCTGATGAGTGCGCCGCTCTCCACCGAACTACGAACCAAGCACAACGTCCGGTCAATTCCCGTCAGGAAAGACGACGAGGTCCAGGTGGTGCGTGGAACTTACAAAGGCCGTGAAGGTAAGGTGGTTCAGGTCTACCGGCGAAAGTGGGTCATCCATATCGAGAGGATCACCCGTGAGAAAGTTAACGGGCAAACAGTGAACGTCGGAATCAATCCTTCAAAGGTCGTCGTCACCAAGTTGAAGCTTGATAAGGATCGGAAGTCGCTACTTGACCGGAAAGCCAAGGGGCGCGCCGCCGATAAGTCGAAGGGAAAGTTCACAGTCGATGACGTTGCTGCCGGTGCTTCTCTTCAAGAGATCGATTAG